One Shewanella sp. MR-4 DNA window includes the following coding sequences:
- a CDS encoding HlyD family secretion protein yields MRANRILALTALVALGLILAYGLKLAYSPAPNLLQGQIEAREYNVSSKVPGRVEQVLVRRGDSVSEGDLLFAIHSPELDAKLMQAEGGRDAAKALQQEANNGARTQEVMAAKEQWLKAQAAATLAKTTYTRVENLFNEGVAARQKRDEAFTQWQAAKYTEQAALAMYQMAEEGARVETKAAAAGNARMAEGAVKEVSAIMADSQMRAPKSGEISEVLLQAGELAPSGFPVVSLIDMQDAWAVFQVREDQLKRFKKGDKLPLTIPALDKTVEFTVAHISVMGDFATWRSTESGHDFDMRTFEVELRPTAPIPDLRVGMSVLLSAE; encoded by the coding sequence ATGCGCGCTAACAGAATCCTTGCCCTAACGGCGTTGGTCGCATTAGGCCTTATCTTAGCCTATGGGCTCAAACTGGCTTACAGCCCAGCGCCGAACCTGTTACAGGGGCAAATCGAAGCCCGTGAATATAACGTATCATCCAAAGTGCCAGGACGGGTAGAGCAGGTGCTTGTGCGCCGTGGCGATAGCGTCAGTGAAGGCGATTTGTTATTTGCCATTCATAGTCCAGAACTGGATGCCAAGTTGATGCAGGCCGAAGGCGGCCGAGATGCGGCTAAGGCGTTGCAACAGGAGGCGAATAACGGTGCCCGCACCCAAGAGGTGATGGCGGCTAAAGAGCAATGGCTCAAGGCGCAAGCGGCGGCAACGCTGGCAAAAACCACTTATACCCGAGTGGAAAATCTCTTTAACGAAGGGGTTGCCGCAAGACAGAAACGCGATGAAGCCTTTACTCAGTGGCAAGCGGCCAAGTACACAGAGCAAGCCGCATTAGCCATGTATCAAATGGCCGAAGAGGGTGCGCGGGTCGAAACCAAAGCCGCAGCGGCGGGTAATGCTCGCATGGCTGAAGGGGCGGTGAAAGAAGTCAGTGCCATTATGGCTGACAGCCAAATGCGTGCGCCTAAGTCTGGGGAAATCAGCGAAGTATTGTTGCAAGCGGGAGAGTTAGCACCGAGCGGCTTCCCTGTGGTCAGCCTTATCGACATGCAGGACGCTTGGGCAGTATTCCAAGTGCGTGAAGATCAACTCAAACGCTTTAAAAAGGGCGATAAACTGCCATTAACCATTCCTGCGCTGGATAAAACCGTGGAGTTCACCGTCGCCCATATTAGTGTGATGGGCGACTTTGCGACTTGGCGTTCAACCGAAAGTGGCCACGATTTCGATATGCGCACCTTCGAGGTGGAGCTGCGCCCAACTGCGCCGATCCCCGATCTGCGTGTCGGTATGTCTGTGCTGCTCAGTGCTGAGTAA
- a CDS encoding TolC family protein produces the protein MKLSRLAWLCLLPLPSLLPLAANAQASSFTEAWQQVLKVSDKLQAQSQEVNRAKGEQEAGESLNLPSLSLNGSYTHLEKPIELDLRDLNPLASLDPATLPPALGGALASIPGSLFVTPFTEQDIFRASLQAMWPIYTGGQITAAQGIHAAMVAEKQQELQLATRDLFTQLVDRYYAVDVTQSLVSTQTELVASLTKHVDHALALEREGQIAKVERLNAQVALDNAKVNLGSARRQHEMAVIALSRMLQQSDVSTNSPLFVLPQAPSLGDLTQVTLSQHPALKLLEAKEAQANGLVSLEKGKYHPTVFLFGNYTLYEDDSLFSKVEPDWMVGVGVKVPLLSRDGRSGKVEAAKSALLQARYTKAQTRQDLSLLLDQSYRQLLQAEEEVKALNTSLELASENLRLREIAFNQGLSTSIDRVDAELKLSAVKTQQLGASYRYVQAYARLMAISGQLDEFIGRSATGAQSQETINAR, from the coding sequence ATGAAACTATCACGTTTGGCATGGCTGTGTTTATTGCCTTTGCCCTCGCTATTGCCGTTAGCGGCCAATGCCCAGGCCAGTAGCTTTACTGAGGCTTGGCAGCAAGTGCTTAAGGTGAGCGATAAACTCCAGGCCCAATCCCAAGAGGTGAATCGCGCCAAGGGCGAGCAAGAGGCGGGCGAGAGTTTAAATCTGCCGTCCCTCAGCCTGAATGGCAGTTATACCCACCTCGAAAAACCAATCGAATTAGATTTAAGGGATCTTAATCCCTTAGCCTCGCTTGACCCTGCGACCTTACCACCCGCACTCGGCGGCGCCTTGGCGAGTATTCCAGGTTCGTTATTTGTCACGCCATTTACCGAGCAAGATATTTTCCGCGCCAGCTTACAGGCGATGTGGCCGATTTATACTGGCGGGCAGATCACCGCGGCGCAAGGTATTCATGCCGCCATGGTGGCCGAGAAGCAACAGGAATTACAGTTAGCGACCCGCGACTTATTCACTCAGTTGGTTGACCGTTATTATGCCGTCGATGTGACTCAATCCCTCGTCAGCACCCAAACCGAGCTGGTGGCCTCCTTAACTAAGCATGTTGACCACGCGCTAGCGCTGGAGCGCGAAGGGCAAATTGCTAAGGTCGAGCGCCTGAATGCTCAAGTTGCCTTAGATAACGCTAAGGTCAATTTAGGCAGCGCCCGCCGTCAACATGAAATGGCTGTGATCGCCCTATCGCGCATGTTGCAGCAGAGCGATGTCAGCACTAACTCACCTTTATTTGTGTTGCCACAGGCGCCTTCATTGGGGGATTTGACCCAAGTGACCCTGAGCCAGCATCCTGCACTTAAACTGCTCGAGGCTAAAGAGGCGCAGGCGAATGGCTTGGTTTCCTTAGAGAAAGGCAAATATCATCCGACTGTGTTCCTCTTTGGTAATTACACCTTATATGAAGATGACAGCTTGTTTTCTAAGGTGGAGCCGGATTGGATGGTGGGTGTCGGCGTAAAAGTGCCCTTGCTGAGTCGCGATGGCCGCAGCGGTAAAGTGGAAGCGGCTAAGAGTGCCTTGCTGCAAGCCCGTTACACTAAGGCGCAGACCCGCCAAGACTTAAGTTTGCTGCTAGACCAAAGTTACCGCCAGTTATTGCAGGCTGAGGAAGAGGTCAAGGCACTGAATACCTCACTCGAACTGGCGAGTGAAAACCTGCGTTTAAGGGAAATTGCCTTTAACCAAGGGCTTTCGACTTCTATCGACAGGGTCGATGCCGAATTAAAACTGAGTGCCGTTAAAACCCAGCAGCTTGGTGCCAGTTATCGCTATGTGCAAGCCTATGCCAGATTAATGGCCATCAGTGGTCAATTAGATGAATTTATCGGTCGCAGTGCCACAGGCGCTCAATCGCAGGAGACTATCAATGCGCGCTAA
- the tldD gene encoding metalloprotease TldD codes for MPFLAQVEQSLLKGGLALDGLQSYLNTIHQHKVDFSDLYFQGSRHESWVLEDGIIKDGSFHIERGVGVRAISGEKTGFAYADDITPAALSAAAEAARGIAGAGEQAKVQAFKRQQALALYDSLDPIAAMEEVKKINLLKEADAYIRSLDSRIIQVVISLAGVHEEILVAASDGTLAADIRPLVRFNCSVILEENGKRERGSAGGGGRHDYSVFMVTDETGLPMCFAFAREAVRQAQVNLNAIDAPAGEMPVVLGNGWPGVLLHEAVGHGLEGDFNRKGSSAFSGMVGEQVASKLVTVVDDGTLANRRGSLSIDDEGVQTQRTVLIEDGILKGYMQDKLNARLMGVAPTGNGRRESYAHLPMPRMTNTYMTAGESDPSEIIKSVKKGIYAPNFGGGQVDITSGKFVFSASEAYLIENGEVTQAIKGATLIGNGPEAMSQISMVGNDMALDKGVGVCGKDGQSVPVGVGQPTLKLDRLTVGGTA; via the coding sequence ATGCCTTTTTTAGCACAAGTAGAGCAAAGTTTATTAAAGGGTGGCTTAGCCCTAGATGGGTTACAGAGTTATTTAAACACCATACATCAACATAAAGTCGATTTTTCCGATCTCTATTTCCAAGGTAGTCGCCATGAATCTTGGGTGCTCGAAGATGGCATTATTAAAGATGGTAGCTTCCATATCGAGCGTGGCGTCGGTGTGCGTGCCATCAGCGGCGAGAAAACCGGTTTTGCCTATGCCGATGATATTACACCAGCGGCATTAAGCGCTGCGGCCGAGGCGGCGCGTGGTATTGCTGGGGCGGGTGAGCAGGCCAAGGTGCAGGCTTTCAAACGTCAACAAGCCTTGGCGCTGTACGATAGTCTCGACCCTATCGCTGCCATGGAAGAAGTGAAAAAAATCAATCTGCTGAAAGAGGCCGATGCCTATATCCGTAGCCTCGACAGCCGCATTATCCAAGTGGTCATTAGCCTAGCGGGTGTGCACGAAGAAATTCTGGTTGCCGCCAGTGACGGTACCTTGGCCGCCGATATTCGCCCGTTAGTGCGCTTTAATTGCAGCGTCATTTTAGAAGAAAATGGCAAGCGTGAACGTGGCAGCGCCGGTGGCGGTGGTCGTCACGATTACAGCGTGTTTATGGTGACGGATGAAACCGGTTTACCTATGTGCTTTGCCTTCGCCCGCGAAGCGGTGCGTCAGGCGCAAGTCAACCTCAACGCCATCGATGCGCCAGCCGGAGAGATGCCTGTGGTACTCGGTAATGGTTGGCCGGGCGTGTTACTGCACGAGGCCGTGGGTCATGGCCTAGAAGGTGACTTTAATCGCAAGGGCAGCAGCGCCTTCAGTGGCATGGTCGGCGAGCAAGTCGCTTCGAAACTGGTGACTGTAGTGGACGATGGCACGCTTGCGAATCGCCGTGGCTCACTGAGCATCGACGATGAAGGCGTACAAACCCAGAGAACCGTGTTAATCGAAGACGGTATTCTCAAAGGCTATATGCAGGATAAATTAAATGCTCGCCTGATGGGCGTGGCACCGACGGGGAATGGCCGCCGTGAATCCTATGCGCATCTGCCTATGCCTCGCATGACCAACACTTATATGACGGCGGGCGAGTCTGATCCGAGCGAGATCATCAAGTCGGTGAAGAAGGGCATTTATGCGCCTAACTTTGGTGGCGGTCAGGTGGATATCACCTCAGGCAAGTTCGTGTTCTCCGCTTCTGAAGCCTATCTGATTGAAAATGGTGAAGTGACTCAAGCGATTAAGGGCGCTACCCTGATTGGTAATGGCCCAGAAGCCATGAGCCAGATCTCCATGGTGGGTAACGACATGGCCCTAGATAAGGGCGTTGGTGTGTGTGGTAAGGATGGTCAAAGCGTGCCTGTGGGTGTCGGTCAACCGACCCTCAAACTTGACCGTTTAACCGTTGGAGGTACGGCATAA
- a CDS encoding carbon-nitrogen hydrolase family protein, with amino-acid sequence MRISLLQCQSSRDVSANLLFIESQLEELTRQRLQWDKDAPHLVVLPECSLLFGGHESQQLAYAGDSHLSPLKSALSALAARYCVYMVAGTIPALAEDGRVYSRCYLFDDKGDTLGQYDKLHLFDVDVADGTKQYRESETFCPGNHISVIDTPFGKIGLTICYDLRFPDLFRALRLAGAEIITVPSAFTKVTGEAHWQVLLQARAIETQCFILAAAQWGAHNEGSRETWGQSMVIGPWGEVIAEQKTGTGWVHADIDVAEVHSIRSKMPVAQHNRFTAPNLKP; translated from the coding sequence ATGCGCATCAGCCTGTTGCAATGTCAGAGCAGTCGCGACGTCAGCGCGAATCTGTTGTTTATCGAATCGCAGCTTGAGGAATTAACCCGTCAGCGTCTGCAATGGGATAAAGATGCTCCTCATTTAGTGGTGCTGCCAGAATGCAGCCTGCTGTTTGGTGGCCATGAGAGTCAGCAACTCGCCTATGCCGGCGACAGTCATCTTAGCCCGTTAAAATCTGCCTTAAGTGCCTTAGCCGCCCGTTACTGCGTGTATATGGTGGCGGGAACCATCCCCGCGCTGGCGGAGGATGGGCGAGTCTACAGCCGTTGTTATCTGTTTGATGATAAAGGTGATACCTTAGGGCAATACGATAAACTGCATCTGTTTGATGTGGATGTTGCCGACGGCACTAAGCAATACCGCGAGAGTGAAACCTTCTGCCCCGGCAATCATATCAGCGTCATCGACACCCCGTTTGGCAAAATTGGCTTGACCATCTGTTATGATTTACGCTTTCCGGATTTATTCAGGGCGCTGCGCCTCGCGGGAGCCGAGATTATTACCGTGCCTTCGGCCTTTACTAAGGTCACGGGAGAAGCCCATTGGCAGGTATTATTACAGGCCAGAGCCATTGAAACCCAATGCTTTATTTTGGCCGCTGCCCAATGGGGCGCACACAACGAAGGCAGTCGCGAGACCTGGGGGCAGAGCATGGTAATAGGTCCTTGGGGCGAGGTGATTGCCGAGCAGAAAACCGGTACAGGTTGGGTGCATGCCGATATCGATGTGGCCGAGGTGCACAGCATCCGCAGTAAAATGCCCGTGGCGCAACATAATCGCTTTACTGCACCGAACCTTAAGCCTTGA
- a CDS encoding YhdP family protein: MATLFTAKKLSRFCWQLLALILVLFALTVSLIRGLLPQVDGVRQQLVEYVKSEYQIDVQVGELSAQWQAFGPAVTVDNLVIPPQEKLPVTVLVKNVQIKLDFWQSLLTTSPRIEDVNFDGVHIALDIDKLSGNKAQGAANQTSQTDWLYKLLLKQLERFSLTDASVQLLSLQHEYRPIHIRHLNWRNSGERHRGAGEIYLDNNAMVNESLGLQLDLQGDATAPDTLKGQIYLAAQSLDLGEWASRQPNPYDPSKKLPLEGVVNLKAWFDFAHRSISAGLVQFEPSWLQWSMEGEPQKFEIQSGSISWLPKETGWEIRSADLDFVTNGEHWPDLKLAAKQQDDAFYAYVSRLDLPTLFPLLPLFPGVDLAVLQQWFHLAPEGSVGPIRLYQSAKQPLLASTHIKQLHWQKVGGIPNTNPLELALQWQHDSLVFSLPEQTYTLNYGEQFSAPLVLHGAALTGAFDTQKATLSVPQVQLENDDIGVSAALKLDFSAETSMSLAANVAVKNAANADRYFPVKAMGEALVEYLDGAIKAGQSQNAQVLWQGALAHFPFEDNSGVFQAAFTLENAVYQFQPDWPAVTELSLDALFENARMDIWVNQGKLMNVVADGAHVFIPELGEHSLLKIQADLATNGSAATQVLQASPLADTVGKTLSVVQVQGAVTGSLDISIPLYEGEAEDIRGQIAFDNTPVFIAQPGLQLKAVTGTVQFANEIVEGKGIQSRLFEQPFEFSFATKPEGKDFALNVDMKSRWDLSRLPQELQNPLSEFYQGKVAWGGNLNMVFDDQGYQIQANVGSDLVGASLKLPGAFAKPEDEPRPLMAEFSGDQQTATLRVKLDKQAEFVGGFEAEKGTQFSYFDLLLGRLFDAGEVPNTEQGHIQIDVTSGKLINWLPVINAFVGTDHQPVRTGILVEEASHSALFPSVAGIDANIGKFDLLGQGLTELRLSAKPNENGWRFDAVASEFEGTVDFYPNWMTQGLKVTANKFYFSPEVKPEGEGDFAADQVLTNLPPVAVNVEDFRFFDKPFGKLVLQASPQASGYRIQTLSLTTPEVSLQGNGIWQQQNGQNQTELTVSLNASQFNYLSQQLGIDPGVNEAPLKVNAELAWQGAPYAFSLETLNGKMKFELGKGHLSQVSDKGARIFSLFSLDSLVRKLSLDFSDVFGQGMYFNSFSGNLQIDNGVVKTTDTEMDAIAGNMKVRGYTDLTSESLNYDIRFVPQLASSVPTVVLISTSAWTLGLGAFALTKVLEPVIEVISEIRFRVTGTMSEPVVEELERKSKEIEIPESILPMVGGELPAPTEGAEPKTDAEPVNNSAPVKAEGKQQAEPEKNNEQPAPDADKPKEEPAKAVEEMSPQTQTPLDAQPSEPPQVEPDQPKPVSPKVALSINTIQGDSHAHQPVAMSEQSRRQRESVVYRIAA; encoded by the coding sequence GTGGCAACGCTTTTTACTGCGAAAAAACTAAGCCGTTTTTGTTGGCAATTACTGGCGCTGATCTTAGTCTTGTTTGCCCTGACGGTAAGCTTGATCCGCGGATTATTGCCCCAAGTCGACGGTGTGCGTCAGCAGTTAGTTGAGTATGTAAAAAGCGAATATCAAATTGATGTGCAGGTCGGCGAGTTATCCGCCCAGTGGCAGGCCTTTGGCCCGGCCGTGACTGTCGATAATCTGGTTATCCCACCGCAGGAAAAACTCCCCGTCACAGTGCTGGTCAAGAATGTCCAAATTAAATTGGATTTTTGGCAATCGCTACTGACGACCAGCCCACGCATCGAAGATGTGAATTTCGATGGCGTTCATATTGCCCTCGATATCGACAAATTATCGGGCAATAAAGCGCAGGGCGCGGCCAATCAAACTTCGCAAACCGATTGGTTATATAAATTACTCCTAAAGCAGCTCGAGCGTTTTTCGCTGACGGATGCCTCGGTGCAACTGCTTAGTTTGCAGCATGAATATCGACCCATCCACATTCGCCACCTTAACTGGCGTAATAGTGGTGAGCGCCACCGCGGCGCAGGGGAAATTTACCTCGATAATAATGCCATGGTAAATGAGTCGCTGGGTTTGCAACTCGATCTTCAGGGTGACGCAACTGCGCCTGATACGTTGAAGGGGCAAATCTATCTTGCGGCCCAGTCCTTAGATTTGGGCGAATGGGCATCACGCCAACCGAATCCCTATGATCCGAGCAAGAAGTTACCCTTAGAAGGGGTGGTCAATCTTAAGGCGTGGTTTGATTTTGCCCATCGTAGCATCAGCGCGGGCTTAGTGCAGTTTGAACCCAGTTGGCTGCAATGGTCGATGGAAGGTGAGCCGCAAAAGTTTGAAATCCAGTCCGGCAGCATTAGTTGGCTACCTAAGGAAACAGGCTGGGAGATCCGCAGTGCGGATTTGGATTTTGTGACCAACGGCGAGCATTGGCCTGACCTTAAGCTTGCGGCCAAGCAGCAAGACGATGCTTTTTATGCCTATGTGAGTCGCTTGGATTTACCGACCCTATTCCCACTCTTGCCATTATTTCCGGGCGTCGATTTAGCCGTACTGCAGCAGTGGTTTCACCTCGCTCCGGAGGGGAGTGTCGGGCCGATTCGCCTCTATCAAAGCGCCAAGCAGCCCTTGCTGGCCAGTACTCATATCAAGCAATTGCATTGGCAGAAAGTCGGAGGCATACCTAACACCAACCCTTTAGAGTTAGCATTGCAGTGGCAGCATGACAGTTTAGTGTTTTCACTGCCCGAGCAAACCTATACCCTCAATTATGGCGAACAGTTTTCAGCGCCTTTAGTGCTGCATGGCGCTGCGTTAACCGGCGCTTTCGACACCCAAAAGGCGACCTTATCCGTGCCTCAGGTGCAGCTTGAAAACGACGATATTGGCGTTTCCGCCGCCTTAAAACTGGATTTTAGCGCTGAAACCAGTATGTCACTCGCCGCCAATGTGGCCGTCAAAAATGCCGCCAATGCGGATAGATACTTCCCCGTCAAAGCCATGGGCGAGGCGCTGGTGGAATATTTGGATGGTGCTATCAAGGCGGGTCAGAGCCAAAACGCACAAGTGTTATGGCAGGGCGCCTTAGCTCATTTTCCCTTCGAGGATAATAGTGGAGTCTTCCAAGCGGCCTTTACCTTAGAGAACGCCGTGTACCAATTCCAACCCGATTGGCCAGCGGTGACTGAGCTTTCTCTCGATGCCTTATTTGAAAATGCCCGCATGGATATCTGGGTCAACCAAGGCAAATTGATGAATGTGGTGGCCGATGGTGCCCATGTGTTTATCCCCGAATTAGGCGAGCATTCGCTGTTAAAAATTCAGGCCGATCTCGCCACCAATGGTAGCGCCGCCACCCAAGTGTTGCAGGCATCACCCCTTGCCGATACTGTGGGCAAGACCTTAAGCGTCGTACAAGTGCAGGGCGCGGTCACAGGTAGTTTAGACATCAGCATTCCCTTATACGAGGGTGAGGCCGAGGATATCCGTGGTCAAATTGCCTTTGATAATACGCCAGTCTTTATTGCCCAGCCTGGTTTGCAGCTTAAGGCGGTGACGGGCACAGTGCAGTTTGCGAATGAGATTGTAGAAGGCAAAGGCATTCAATCGCGCCTATTTGAGCAGCCCTTCGAATTTAGTTTTGCCACTAAACCCGAAGGCAAAGATTTTGCGCTTAATGTGGATATGAAGAGCCGTTGGGATCTCAGCCGATTACCACAAGAGCTGCAAAATCCCTTGAGTGAGTTTTACCAAGGTAAAGTTGCTTGGGGTGGCAACTTGAATATGGTGTTCGACGATCAAGGCTATCAAATTCAAGCCAATGTGGGTTCGGATCTGGTTGGCGCAAGCTTGAAATTACCGGGTGCCTTTGCAAAACCCGAAGATGAACCTAGACCCCTAATGGCGGAATTTTCTGGCGATCAACAAACGGCGACGCTCAGGGTTAAACTGGATAAGCAGGCCGAGTTTGTCGGTGGCTTCGAGGCCGAAAAGGGCACCCAATTTAGCTATTTTGATTTGTTATTGGGTCGACTCTTCGATGCAGGCGAGGTGCCCAATACCGAGCAGGGACATATCCAGATCGATGTGACCAGCGGCAAACTCATCAATTGGTTGCCAGTGATCAATGCCTTTGTCGGCACTGATCATCAGCCTGTCCGTACTGGTATTTTGGTCGAGGAGGCGAGCCATTCAGCTTTGTTCCCCTCGGTTGCTGGGATTGATGCTAATATCGGCAAGTTTGATTTATTGGGGCAAGGGCTGACCGAACTCAGATTGAGTGCCAAGCCAAACGAAAATGGCTGGCGTTTCGATGCCGTGGCCAGCGAGTTTGAGGGCACGGTCGATTTTTATCCGAATTGGATGACCCAGGGCTTAAAAGTTACCGCCAATAAGTTTTATTTCTCCCCCGAAGTTAAACCCGAAGGGGAAGGCGATTTCGCTGCGGACCAGGTGCTCACCAATTTACCGCCCGTCGCGGTGAATGTGGAAGATTTTCGTTTCTTCGATAAACCCTTTGGCAAGCTGGTACTGCAGGCGAGCCCACAAGCTTCGGGCTATCGAATTCAAACACTGTCTTTGACGACGCCAGAGGTGTCATTACAGGGGAATGGTATTTGGCAGCAACAGAATGGTCAGAACCAAACTGAATTAACGGTGAGTTTGAACGCCAGCCAGTTTAATTATTTGAGTCAGCAATTAGGCATCGACCCTGGAGTGAATGAGGCGCCACTTAAGGTGAATGCCGAGCTAGCTTGGCAGGGGGCGCCCTATGCGTTTTCCCTCGAAACCTTAAACGGAAAAATGAAGTTTGAGCTGGGTAAGGGGCATTTATCCCAAGTGAGCGATAAGGGCGCGCGGATTTTTTCTCTGTTCAGCCTCGACTCATTAGTGCGTAAGTTATCCTTAGATTTCAGTGATGTGTTCGGCCAGGGCATGTACTTCAACTCTTTTAGTGGCAATCTACAAATCGATAATGGTGTGGTTAAAACCACGGATACCGAAATGGATGCGATTGCGGGCAATATGAAGGTGCGTGGCTATACGGATCTCACCAGCGAAAGCTTAAATTACGATATCCGCTTTGTGCCGCAGTTGGCGTCGAGTGTGCCGACTGTAGTGCTGATCAGCACCAGCGCTTGGACACTAGGCCTTGGCGCTTTTGCGCTTACCAAAGTGCTCGAACCTGTGATTGAGGTGATTTCTGAAATCCGTTTCCGTGTGACCGGCACTATGTCTGAGCCAGTGGTGGAAGAGCTCGAACGTAAGAGTAAAGAGATCGAGATCCCCGAGTCGATTCTGCCGATGGTGGGGGGCGAATTGCCTGCACCAACCGAGGGCGCTGAGCCTAAAACCGATGCCGAACCTGTCAACAACAGCGCCCCAGTAAAGGCCGAAGGTAAACAACAGGCTGAGCCCGAAAAAAACAATGAGCAGCCTGCGCCAGATGCTGATAAACCTAAAGAGGAACCTGCAAAAGCAGTCGAAGAGATGTCGCCGCAAACGCAGACTCCTCTCGATGCTCAGCCATCTGAGCCGCCCCAAGTCGAACCAGATCAGCCTAAGCCTGTGAGCCCTAAGGTGGCATTGTCGATAAACACAATTCAAGGAGATAGCCATGCGCATCAGCCTGTTGCAATGTCAGAGCAGTCGCGACGTCAGCGCGAATCTGTTGTTTATCGAATCGCAGCTTGA
- the rng gene encoding ribonuclease G yields the protein MGSELLINVTPSEARVALVEHGVLQEVHIERRMKRGLVGNIYKGKISRVLPGMQAAFVDIGLDKAAFLHASDIVPHTECVADVEKGHFVVRDIAELVRQGQDIMVQVVKDPLGTKGARLTTDITLPSRYLVFMPGSSHVGVSQRIEQEEERSRLKKITLPFVDEDGGFIIRTAAEGVGEDELAQDAAFLRRVWSKVSERRQRRGVALLYQDLALPVRIVRDFVGTELDRIQVDSRRTFAELQAFAQEFMPEIADKIEHYSGPAPIFDLYDVENEIQRALGRKVELKSGGYLIIDQTEAMTTVDINTGAFVGHRNLEETIFNTNLEATQAIARQLRLRNLGGIIIIDFIDMLSDEHKTRVLNSLNSALAKDRVKTNVSGFSGLGLVEMTRKRTRESLEHVLCGECPACQSTGSMKTVETVSYEIFREIIRLNRAYDADEFLLYCSPAVYNSLSGDESHLVAELEVYIGKRIRLQNEPMYSQHKYDVVMM from the coding sequence ATGGGTTCAGAATTACTGATTAACGTAACCCCATCTGAGGCACGTGTAGCTCTGGTTGAGCATGGCGTGCTGCAAGAAGTCCATATCGAGAGGCGCATGAAGCGCGGTCTAGTGGGCAATATTTACAAGGGCAAAATCAGCCGTGTGTTGCCCGGCATGCAAGCCGCCTTTGTGGATATTGGCTTAGATAAAGCCGCGTTTTTACATGCCTCCGATATTGTGCCGCACACCGAATGCGTGGCCGATGTGGAAAAAGGCCATTTTGTGGTCCGTGATATCGCCGAGTTGGTTCGCCAAGGGCAAGATATTATGGTGCAGGTGGTAAAAGATCCGCTCGGCACTAAAGGTGCGCGCCTGACCACAGATATCACCCTGCCTTCCCGTTATCTGGTATTTATGCCCGGCTCAAGCCATGTAGGGGTCTCCCAGCGGATTGAGCAGGAAGAAGAGCGCAGTCGTCTTAAGAAAATCACTCTGCCTTTCGTCGATGAAGACGGAGGCTTTATTATCCGCACCGCCGCCGAAGGCGTAGGTGAGGACGAACTTGCTCAGGATGCGGCTTTTTTGCGCCGAGTATGGTCTAAGGTCTCCGAACGTCGTCAGCGCCGTGGTGTGGCACTCTTGTATCAAGACCTCGCCCTGCCAGTGCGGATTGTGCGCGACTTTGTCGGAACCGAGCTCGATAGAATTCAAGTCGATTCGCGCCGCACCTTTGCCGAGCTGCAAGCCTTCGCTCAAGAGTTTATGCCGGAAATCGCCGACAAGATTGAGCACTATTCAGGACCAGCTCCAATTTTCGATCTCTACGATGTGGAGAATGAAATCCAGCGCGCCCTAGGTCGCAAGGTCGAGCTCAAATCGGGCGGCTATCTGATTATCGATCAGACCGAGGCCATGACCACGGTCGATATTAACACTGGTGCCTTTGTCGGCCACCGTAATCTTGAAGAAACCATCTTCAACACTAACCTCGAAGCGACCCAAGCCATCGCGCGGCAACTGCGGCTACGTAATCTCGGCGGCATCATCATTATCGACTTTATCGATATGCTGAGTGACGAGCATAAAACGCGGGTACTCAATAGCTTAAATAGCGCGCTCGCTAAAGACAGAGTCAAGACGAATGTCAGTGGCTTCTCGGGTCTGGGATTAGTCGAAATGACCCGTAAGCGCACCCGAGAAAGCTTGGAGCATGTGCTGTGCGGTGAATGCCCTGCCTGTCAGAGCACGGGTAGCATGAAGACGGTTGAAACGGTTTCCTACGAAATCTTCCGCGAAATCATCCGCTTGAATCGAGCCTATGACGCCGATGAGTTTTTGCTTTACTGCTCGCCCGCTGTGTATAACAGCTTAAGTGGCGATGAAAGTCATCTGGTCGCCGAGCTTGAGGTCTACATAGGTAAACGCATTCGCCTGCAAAATGAGCCCATGTATTCCCAGCATAAATACGACGTGGTGATGATGTAG
- a CDS encoding Maf family protein, whose translation MNLVLASTSPRRKELLTHIGLGRAEFRFTQVAPDIDETPKAGELPRDYVQRLAAEKALAGLALCSGMSQPAVLGSDTIVVLENEILGKPVDEADAKRVLRALSGKAHTVMTAVALAKADQTSVRLVETLVRFCVLSDADIDAYVASQEPMDKAGSYGIQGLGGCFVESIEGSYSCVVGLPLVETRELLSEAGIR comes from the coding sequence GTGAATTTAGTCTTAGCCTCAACCTCGCCGCGCCGTAAAGAGTTATTGACTCATATTGGTTTAGGCCGCGCCGAGTTTCGCTTTACCCAAGTGGCACCGGATATTGACGAAACGCCTAAAGCTGGCGAGTTGCCTCGGGACTATGTTCAGCGGCTCGCGGCCGAAAAGGCACTGGCAGGGCTTGCATTATGCTCAGGCATGTCACAGCCTGCTGTATTAGGTTCTGATACTATCGTCGTGCTTGAAAATGAAATATTAGGTAAGCCTGTCGATGAGGCCGATGCCAAGCGGGTACTGCGCGCACTTTCGGGTAAGGCGCACACTGTGATGACAGCTGTCGCCTTAGCTAAGGCTGACCAAACCTCTGTGCGTTTAGTCGAAACCTTAGTGCGTTTTTGCGTGCTGTCGGACGCCGACATCGATGCCTACGTTGCCTCACAGGAGCCAATGGATAAGGCGGGCAGCTATGGGATCCAAGGTTTGGGCGGTTGTTTTGTCGAATCTATTGAGGGCAGTTACTCCTGCGTGGTGGGCTTGCCATTAGTGGAGACTCGCGAACTGTTATCCGAGGCGGGCATACGCTAA